The following are encoded together in the Pedobacter steynii genome:
- a CDS encoding response regulator: MMFKKVLIAEDHEHTNISVRKTLEDLGVAQKEFRFYCDDALALLNAAFHQEQPFDLLITDLSFEEDKNIQVINGGRALIKAARHLHPNLKVIVFSLENNVSVVDELFENLDIDAYVRKARYDADDLKRAIDAVSNHKKYRSADLMRNKRIDNSYDFKAFDIEIITLLCNGTPQKNIPSYLQQNNIKPSGLSSVEKRLNFIKTALNISSNEQLVAYCKDKKII, translated from the coding sequence ATGATGTTCAAAAAAGTACTTATAGCAGAAGACCACGAGCACACTAATATTTCTGTGCGGAAAACCCTTGAAGATCTTGGTGTTGCTCAGAAAGAGTTTAGATTTTATTGCGACGATGCGCTAGCGCTCTTAAACGCAGCATTTCATCAGGAACAGCCGTTCGATTTACTGATTACTGATCTTTCTTTTGAGGAAGACAAAAATATCCAGGTTATCAATGGAGGTCGAGCGCTTATTAAAGCTGCGAGACATTTACATCCCAATTTAAAAGTAATAGTTTTCTCTCTCGAAAATAATGTATCAGTGGTCGATGAACTATTTGAGAACCTAGATATTGATGCTTACGTGCGTAAAGCCCGATATGATGCAGATGATCTGAAACGAGCTATAGATGCAGTTTCTAACCATAAAAAATATCGTTCTGCAGATTTGATGAGAAACAAAAGAATAGATAATTCTTACGATTTTAAAGCTTTTGACATTGAGATTATCACACTATTGTGTAATGGGACACCTCAAAAAAACATCCCATCCTATCTGCAACAGAATAATATTAAACCATCTGGCTTAAGCAGCGTAGAAAAGCGTCTTAACTTTATAAAAACAGCATTGAATATCTCCAGCAATGAGCAACTAGTTGCTTACTGTAAAGACAAAAAAATTATTTAA
- a CDS encoding alpha/beta hydrolase yields the protein MKRLIFLFSFLILVQFAYGQNVDSLKKEKIQKELEQQFFPGSKFQKDYHFEFPEPFTELNFRTKDGYKLNGLLFKSRQTNGLIFYLHGSNGALDVWAKIAPFYTNLDYDIFILDYRGYGKSEGKVSSESELTDDIQTVYDNLRKIYSEHRIIVMGQSIGTGPAAILAANNNPKALVLQAPYYSLSDWISNVAPGTDSSNMNYQFNTFEFLQKIKVPVTIFHGDADNAVYVGSSEKLSRFLKKGDQLFILKGEGHTNFTSNTEYLEKMKTILKY from the coding sequence ATGAAACGACTTATTTTCCTATTTTCTTTTCTAATATTGGTCCAATTTGCTTATGGACAAAATGTTGACAGTCTTAAAAAGGAAAAAATTCAAAAAGAACTGGAACAACAATTCTTCCCTGGTTCCAAATTCCAGAAAGACTATCATTTTGAATTTCCGGAACCTTTTACTGAATTAAATTTCCGGACAAAAGATGGCTACAAATTAAATGGCTTACTCTTCAAGTCAAGGCAGACAAACGGATTGATCTTTTATCTGCATGGCAGTAATGGTGCATTAGACGTTTGGGCAAAAATTGCACCCTTTTATACTAACCTTGATTATGATATTTTCATTCTTGACTATCGGGGTTATGGGAAGAGTGAAGGCAAGGTGAGTAGCGAATCTGAATTGACTGATGACATTCAAACCGTATATGACAACTTAAGAAAAATTTATTCGGAGCATAGGATTATTGTGATGGGTCAATCCATTGGTACCGGACCTGCTGCAATCCTTGCCGCAAACAATAATCCTAAAGCACTGGTCTTACAAGCCCCATATTATAGCTTATCGGATTGGATATCCAACGTTGCGCCAGGTACTGATTCTTCCAATATGAACTATCAATTTAATACGTTTGAATTTTTGCAAAAAATAAAAGTGCCTGTAACGATTTTTCATGGGGACGCAGACAATGCTGTATATGTTGGCTCTTCTGAGAAATTGAGTCGGTTTTTAAAAAAAGGTGATCAATTGTTCATTTTGAAGGGTGAGGGGCATACCAATTTTACCAGTAACAC